The following proteins are co-located in the Paludibaculum fermentans genome:
- the hutI gene encoding imidazolonepropionase, which yields MNKRLLVRGARQMLTLRGASAPRRGAQLSDVSLLESGAMLIEDGVITHIGPSRRIENLAAARDAQELDATGRVVMPGFVDSHTHLIHGPARLNDYEARILGRTYAQIAAAGGGIRQTMRAVRASSAKRLASDAKARIATIACYGTTTIEAKSGYGLDEATELRLLRIARALDEDPLTVVPTFLGAHATPPEFEGNPDGFIQHLIDVILPRVALARVARFADAYCDSGAFSVAQAHRYLSAAAALGLEVKMHASQFAEIGAVALALELQAISADHLEAIGAHEVESLARSNTIATLLPGSVFHLGLSRYAPARALIDAGAAVALATDYNPGTSPSCSMQMTLSLACTQMRMTPAEAIAAATINGAHALGLAAQCGSLEAAKYGDFLVLNVSDYRELPYSFGINHVAMTVKRGEVIYCDKDYPTK from the coding sequence ATGAATAAACGCCTCCTGGTCCGCGGCGCCCGGCAGATGTTGACTCTGCGCGGCGCCTCTGCCCCCCGGCGTGGGGCGCAGTTGTCAGACGTTTCCCTGCTCGAGTCCGGCGCCATGCTCATCGAGGACGGCGTCATCACTCACATCGGACCGTCCCGCCGGATCGAGAACCTGGCCGCTGCTCGCGACGCACAGGAGCTCGACGCCACAGGCCGCGTCGTCATGCCTGGCTTTGTCGACAGCCATACCCACCTCATCCACGGGCCGGCCCGCCTCAACGATTACGAAGCGCGCATCCTCGGCCGTACCTACGCGCAGATCGCCGCCGCCGGAGGGGGGATCCGGCAGACCATGCGCGCTGTCCGCGCGTCCTCCGCCAAACGCCTCGCATCGGACGCCAAGGCCCGCATCGCCACCATCGCCTGCTACGGCACGACGACAATCGAGGCCAAATCCGGCTATGGTCTGGACGAAGCCACTGAACTGCGCCTGCTTCGCATCGCCCGGGCGCTGGACGAGGACCCGCTCACCGTCGTCCCCACTTTCCTGGGCGCGCACGCCACTCCGCCCGAATTCGAAGGCAACCCCGACGGCTTCATCCAGCACCTCATCGACGTCATCCTGCCCCGCGTGGCCCTGGCTAGAGTTGCCCGCTTCGCCGATGCCTACTGCGATTCCGGCGCCTTCAGCGTGGCGCAGGCCCATCGCTACCTCTCCGCCGCTGCCGCGCTCGGCCTCGAAGTCAAAATGCACGCCAGCCAGTTCGCGGAGATCGGAGCCGTCGCCCTCGCCCTCGAACTGCAGGCCATCAGCGCCGATCATCTCGAAGCCATCGGCGCGCACGAGGTCGAAAGCCTGGCCCGCTCCAACACGATCGCTACGCTGCTCCCCGGCTCGGTCTTCCACCTGGGCCTCTCCCGCTACGCGCCGGCCCGCGCCCTCATCGACGCCGGCGCGGCCGTCGCCCTCGCCACCGACTACAATCCAGGCACCAGCCCCTCCTGCAGCATGCAGATGACCCTCAGCCTCGCCTGCACTCAAATGCGAATGACCCCCGCCGAGGCCATCGCCGCGGCCACCATCAACGGCGCGCACGCCCTGGGCCTCGCCGCCCAATGCGGCTCCCTCGAAGCCGCCAAATACGGAGACTTCCTCGTGCTCAACGTCTCCGACTACCGCGAACTGCCCTACTCCTTCGGCATCAACCACGTCGCAATGACCGTCAAACGCGGCGAAGTGATCTACTGCGATAAGGACTATCCGACCAAATGA
- a CDS encoding RidA family protein encodes MRYLTLTFLLAAVTGILQAQTEFPKAAGVAPAAGYSHVVVTSPGKLVFLAGQIANNASGQLVGKDDIKAQTEQVFENIKANLAAAGATFQDVVKLNWYIRDLKPEYLPVVREVRDRYVNKEHPPASTLVGVSALFREGYMLEVEAVASIPAGKGAK; translated from the coding sequence ATGCGCTACCTGACCCTCACATTCCTTCTTGCCGCCGTGACCGGCATCCTCCAGGCCCAGACCGAGTTCCCCAAAGCCGCCGGAGTCGCACCCGCCGCCGGCTACAGCCACGTCGTCGTCACCAGCCCCGGCAAACTCGTCTTCCTGGCCGGGCAGATCGCTAACAACGCATCCGGGCAACTGGTGGGCAAAGACGACATCAAGGCGCAGACGGAACAGGTCTTCGAGAACATCAAAGCCAACCTCGCGGCCGCCGGTGCCACCTTCCAGGATGTCGTCAAACTGAACTGGTACATCCGCGACCTCAAGCCCGAGTATCTGCCCGTCGTTCGAGAAGTCCGCGACCGCTACGTCAACAAAGAGCACCCGCCGGCCAGCACTCTGGTCGGAGTGTCCGCCTTGTTCCGTGAGGGCTACATGCTGGAAGTGGAAGCCGTGGCATCGATTCCGGCCGGCAAGGGCGCGAAGTAA
- a CDS encoding cyclodeaminase/cyclohydrolase family protein produces the protein MADFLDALAAATPTPGGGSAAAASGAMSAALGAMVARLSKQDPAPFEADRAFLTEAVQRDADAYSAVVAAYKRPKDERAPFVNAAMEGATTVPLEVLEHTAALSARLAALAESSPSKFASDVITARALAQAAMTGARANVDINLAYLPEGEFRVSVEARLASL, from the coding sequence ATGGCCGATTTCCTCGACGCCCTGGCCGCCGCAACGCCCACCCCGGGGGGAGGCAGCGCCGCCGCCGCGTCGGGCGCCATGTCCGCGGCCCTGGGCGCCATGGTGGCCCGCCTGTCGAAACAGGATCCGGCGCCGTTTGAAGCGGACCGCGCGTTCCTCACAGAGGCCGTGCAGCGCGATGCCGACGCCTACAGCGCGGTGGTGGCGGCCTACAAACGGCCGAAGGATGAGCGCGCCCCGTTCGTCAATGCGGCGATGGAAGGCGCGACGACGGTCCCGCTCGAAGTCCTGGAGCATACCGCCGCGCTCAGCGCGCGCCTGGCCGCCCTGGCCGAATCGTCTCCATCGAAGTTCGCCAGCGATGTGATCACGGCCCGGGCTCTGGCGCAGGCGGCCATGACGGGCGCCCGCGCCAATGTGGATATCAACCTGGCCTACTTGCCGGAGGGAGAGTTCCGCGTCAGCGTGGAAGCCCGCCTCGCCAGCCTTTAG